One Streptomyces sp. R28 DNA window includes the following coding sequences:
- a CDS encoding contact-dependent growth inhibition system immunity protein: MSQAIPPWPRFYELSELLEAYANTGFTFTDTAEAPGPGLASYLRIATRDPARASTAVQQIDDLLSVGLFSEEIADDVEGLQQIRPPMGTSVEDCLRIARDHLNRFLEDPSRVPQMNPQNAWEWNERFPQLSQFLGAYLHRNYSEFYASPEAAIDDYVSEVEPEDRTQAAQEITELLTMVTSDEELHTATTALGLDLLPPDGMSLRQWLELMRQKVTAGDQPSEA; this comes from the coding sequence ATGAGTCAGGCAATCCCCCCTTGGCCGCGATTCTACGAACTCAGCGAGCTGCTAGAGGCCTACGCGAACACCGGCTTCACCTTCACCGACACTGCCGAGGCCCCTGGTCCTGGTCTGGCCTCATATCTCAGAATCGCCACCCGGGATCCTGCACGCGCCTCAACGGCCGTCCAGCAAATTGACGACCTACTCTCCGTCGGACTCTTCTCCGAAGAGATCGCGGATGATGTAGAGGGCCTGCAGCAAATCCGCCCTCCGATGGGCACGAGCGTGGAAGACTGCCTGCGTATCGCCAGGGACCACCTCAATCGGTTCCTGGAGGACCCGTCACGGGTTCCCCAGATGAACCCACAGAACGCTTGGGAATGGAACGAGCGATTCCCCCAGCTGAGCCAGTTCCTCGGCGCCTACTTGCACCGGAATTACTCAGAGTTCTATGCCTCTCCCGAGGCTGCTATCGATGACTACGTCAGCGAAGTTGAGCCGGAAGACCGCACGCAGGCAGCACAGGAGATCACGGAGCTTCTCACGATGGTGACCTCGGATGAGGAACTCCACACGGCAACGACGGCGTTGGGGCTCGACCTTCTGCCACCGGATGGGATGTCACTCCGCCAGTGGCTGGAGCTGATGCGCCAGAAGGTAACTGCCGGGGATCAGCCCTCGGAAGCGTAA
- a CDS encoding DUF397 domain-containing protein — MIRNASAGNASELTWFKSSYSSSSEGDSCVEIAIAPRTVHVRDSKHRDAGPRLALATQAWAAFVTYASEG; from the coding sequence ATGATCCGCAACGCCTCGGCCGGGAACGCCTCCGAGCTGACGTGGTTCAAGAGCAGCTACAGCAGCAGCAGCGAGGGTGACTCCTGCGTCGAGATCGCGATAGCGCCCCGCACCGTCCACGTCCGCGACTCCAAGCACCGCGACGCCGGCCCGCGACTCGCCCTCGCGACGCAGGCTTGGGCTGCTTTCGTCACTTACGCTTCCGAGGGCTGA
- a CDS encoding helix-turn-helix domain-containing protein, which yields MSVEVDAGRLKTEADEPGWEVDPDDEWGVAVIATVGRQLKLRREAVGMRAAEFGAAVGYGEDLVYKIEGGKRIPRQEYLDKADEVLGAGGLIAAAWEDVKKVRYPKKVRALGEMEAKAVELQLYDPLNVHGLLQTPEYARGLLLMRRPAYTEDEVERFIAARVARKAVFERDPAPELSFVLEEWTLRRPLGGGVALRRQLEHLLEVGKLRNVELQVMPMDREEHAGLAGGIEVLKFEDGSAVGRSPAVANGRPVTEPKQLRILELRYGIIRAQALTPRESTAFIEQLLGET from the coding sequence ATGTCGGTTGAGGTGGATGCGGGACGGCTCAAGACGGAGGCGGATGAGCCGGGGTGGGAGGTGGATCCGGACGACGAGTGGGGCGTGGCGGTGATCGCGACCGTCGGGCGACAGCTGAAGCTGCGGCGGGAGGCGGTGGGGATGCGGGCCGCCGAGTTCGGGGCGGCGGTCGGGTATGGCGAGGACTTGGTCTACAAGATCGAGGGTGGGAAGCGGATTCCTCGGCAGGAGTACCTGGACAAGGCCGACGAGGTGTTGGGGGCGGGTGGGCTCATCGCGGCGGCTTGGGAGGACGTGAAGAAGGTCCGGTATCCGAAGAAGGTTCGGGCGCTGGGGGAGATGGAGGCCAAGGCGGTCGAGCTCCAGCTCTACGATCCGCTGAACGTCCACGGTCTGTTGCAGACGCCGGAGTACGCACGTGGGCTTCTCCTGATGCGGCGCCCCGCGTATACCGAGGACGAGGTGGAGCGGTTCATCGCGGCGCGCGTGGCCCGCAAGGCCGTGTTCGAGCGGGACCCCGCGCCTGAACTCAGCTTCGTCTTGGAGGAGTGGACGCTGCGGCGTCCGCTCGGAGGCGGGGTGGCGTTGCGTCGCCAGCTCGAACATCTGCTGGAGGTGGGGAAGTTGCGCAACGTCGAGCTTCAGGTGATGCCGATGGATCGCGAGGAGCACGCCGGGCTGGCCGGTGGTATCGAGGTGCTGAAGTTCGAGGACGGCTCGGCCGTGGGGCGTTCTCCGGCCGTGGCCAACGGCCGCCCGGTCACCGAGCCCAAGCAGCTCCGTATCCTTGAACTGCGGTATGGCATCATCCGGGCGCAGGCTCTCACACCACGTGAGTCGACGGCCTTCATCGAGCAACTGCTGGGGGAAACATGA